The DNA segment acaaACGTTTTTGTCATGTTTTGTCCACGTTACAGCCAATACAAttcggctgtaaattctgatcagaaGCTGTTTGAATTCAGTTTTCAATCGAAACATGTTTATGATATTATAGCACTATTTTTAGccatcaaaaaccctaaaaacatcacATTACACGAATTTAGCATCATcacacttatcaccttcaatggtgatcatgaattcacaagatttagacctaatttcatcatatgcttgtctagggtttactcctagacactacaatgttcctatttcatcaTATAACGAACATGCATCAACAAATTTCGAATATcctaaattcatgagaatttcaagtagagaattaacatcaaattttacataccttacaacCCCCTTGCAATGGGGATCAGTAATCTATGCTCGATTTTCGTTTTGGACCAGATTTACACCTCCAATTTGAGAGTTTTAGTAAGGATTTTAGGGTTTGAAGAAACCCATCGCCTCCTGCTTCTTTGTACGACCAGACATCcccaaatggggtgtttggtttttgttttaattaaattagcAACATAAGTTTCGATTTTAACATCTTTGGCCCCTCCATTTTCCTTAGTTCAtaatttaagtgttttaacccactCATAAGTCACTATCTAACTAGATTAGAATTATTCCTAGTTAGCTTAGTAGGTTCGGGAAGTCGTAACCCGTTttactttaagtcccgttaaatcggGCCTTTTATAAACTTAATTACTTAAAACTTTGAttcatttttatttaatattaggatttcttatttaaatccaaatatttgcCGGGTTATTTTTACTAATAACGGTAcgttacccgtcttttagtattaacaaAGTTTAATTACCAagcccgttttcggggtgttacagtttccCCCGTACTGGTTTTCGGGATGGTAcgatgagcccataagatgctagGGAGTTCATTGACCCATCCTCTGCGCGATGCCCCCAGTCTCGCTTTTATGCCATCAACTTTTTGTTTGTTGATGCTTTCAACCTGCCCATTTGCCTGTGGGTGTGCCACAGAGGCAAAGTTGTGTTCAATCTTCATTTCCTTGAACCACTTCTGGAGATCTTCCGAGGCGAAGTTAGTGCCGTTGTCGGAAATGATGCGCAATGGTAATCCGAATCTGCAAAATatatgttcccatataaatttgcggATCACCATTGCCGTGGTTGAAGTTAACATCTTGGCCTCAACCCACTTTGTGAAATAGTCCACTGCCACGATAATGAACTTCACAGCGCCAGGTGCGTCAGGGAAAGGACCAACAAGGTCGATGCCCCATTGCTGGAAGGGCCAAGCGGATGTGACCGGAACGAGCGGATTTTTCGGACGAAGGGTTTTTGGTGCGTGACGCTGACAAGCTGCGCATTTCGTAATAATTCCACCGTGTCCACATGCATCCCCGGCCAATAGTAGCCTGCGCTCATTATCTTTTCTACTACCATGCGCGGTCCGGCGTGTATCCCACATAAGCCTTCATGGATTTCCCTGACTAAGTACTGCGCGTCTGTTTTGTCAACACAGCGTAGGAATGGTCCCATAAATGACTTTCGGTATAGAATTTTGTCTGCCATCTCGTAATTTATTGCTTTGTTCTGGACTTTCCTAGCTTCCGCTTTTCCTTCTGGAAGTTTACCATGCTGCAGGTACATGATGATCGGGGACATCCAGGATGGGTTGCCGACCTCAATGAAGTTTACTTGTTTAAGAGGAACGAAAGGATTGGACAATACCTCGATGCGCACCTCTTTTGCCAGATATCTGAAACTGGTGGCGGCCAGTTTGCTCAATGCATCCGCATGCTTATTTTCACTTCTATTTATGTGAATTATTTTGAATGTTTGGAATTGGCTGATAAGTATCCGCGCTTGTTCCAGGTATAACGCCATGGCCTCGCTCTTGGCATCATAGTGCCCGTTAACTTGCTCGGCCACTAACTTTGAATCGACGTGAGCTTCAAGGTTTTTTGCTCCCATTTTAAGCGCCAAACGGAGGCCTGCCAGGAATGCTTCGTATTCTGCCTCGTTATATGTGCTCTTGAAAACCAAACGTATAGCGTATGTAAGCTCATGATCGTCTGGGCTAACCAATCGCAGGCCTACGCCTGCTCCATCATCATTAGAAGCCTCGTCTGTGTGCAACATCCAAACCCTATCGTCGAAAACTGGAATAGGGTTTTGGATCGCCTCACATTCCTGTACTTTGTCTATGGGAACTTCTGTGGCGAAGTCTGCTAAAACTTGCCCTTTGATTGCTGGTCGCGGTCTATATAGGATATTGTATCCTCCCAGCTCAATGGCCCACTTAGCCAATCTCCCCGTGACATCGGGTTTGGATAGAATTTGCCCCAAGTGATAATTGGTGAGAACTGTAATAACATGACCAGAGAAATACCGGTGTAGGCGTCGTGATGCATGCACTAGCGCAAGGACCAGTTTTTCTATCATCGAGTAGCGCGTCTCTGGGCCAGTTAGCATTTTGCTAATATAATAAATTGGGGTCTGAATGTTCTCCCGTTCAACCGTTAACACTGGGCCAACCGCTACCTCCGCTGCTGATAAATATAAGATTAGCGGTTCTTTTTCTCGTGGTGTTGTTAGTGTTGGCAACTGAATTAAGCACTCCTTCATTTTCTTGAAAGTTGTCTCCGCTTCTGGTGTCCACTGGAAGTGGCTTTTCTTGGCACAATTGCGCAGGGTACTAATGAACGGATAAGATTTTGTGGCGTGATTTGCCAAGAATCTGTTCAAGGCTGCTAATCGCCGCACGAGTCTTTGCATTTCTTTTACTGTTGCAGGTGACGGCATCAGCTGGATGGCTTGCACTTTCTCCGTGTTGACTTTAAAACCGTCTCTTGTTACTATGAAACCCAAAAATTTTCCTTCTTCCATTCCGAAGGAGAACTTTGTTGGGTTAAGTTTCAGGTTGACGCTGCGTAAAGAATCGAACGTACGCTAAATGTTTGCGAGCATGGTTTCCTCTTCGtggctcatgatgacgaggtcatccatATATACTTCGACTGTTTTACCAATGTCTTCCCCGAAGACTGTATCCATCAAGCGTTGGTAAGTAGCTCCTGCGTTACGGAGACCAAAGTGCATTTTTGTATAGCAAAAGATGCCTTTATCAGTACGGAAGGCTGTcttatcttcatcttcctctttcaTTTGAACCTGATGGTAGCCTTTATAACAGTCGAGAAAACACTTCCAGCGAAAGGACGCTATAGAGTCAACCTTCTTGTTTATTTCTGGTAGAGCATAACAATCCTTCGGGCaagctttgttgaggtctttgaaGTCGACACACATGCGCCATCCACCACTATGTTTTTGAACCATTACTGGGTTAGCGACCCAGGTCTGGTATTTCACTTCGCGCAGGATCCCGGCGTTGAGTAACTCTATTACTTGCTCGTTCATTGCTTCTGCTTTTTCAGTGCTGAGACTGCGTCTTCCCTGCGCGACGGGTTCCATTGAGGGGCGGACGTTTAGACAGTGCTGCGCTATTTCTCGAGGTACCCCAGTCATGACTGCTGGGCACCAGGCGAAGATGTCTTTATTGTTTGACAGTAATTCCTTCAGCTGTATCCGTATTGTTGGTGAAATAGCGTGCCCTAGTGAGATGGTCTGCTCTGGATACTCatcgttgagaacccatttttctggttcgtTTGGTGCTGATGGCTTGGCCACCTTTGCTGGTGGCTCATCGTCCACGTACATGACTTCCTTGCTTGAATACAGAATTGGTACTCCGGTTTCCGTTGGAAAACCGCAAGCAGTGTGTGGAATGGAAGTAATCATGCTGAATTCTCTTTGTGATCTTCTTCCCAGCAATACATTGTGGCGCGATGTTGCTGGCATGACCATGAAATTTACTGTGACTGTGCGCGAATGCTCGCCATCTGAGAGAGTCACAGGAAATGCAATTTGTCCCAATGGAAACACAgcttcgttgcagaaaccagtgaGAGGGAAATCAACTGGCTCTAAACGTGCTTTATCTTCTGGATCGAGTTGTTTGAAACATTGTTCATAGATTATATCCATCGAGCTTCCTGGATCTATGAACATGTAGTCGGTTCTGTAGTGGCTGAAGATACCGGTGATAATTACTGGACGTTCTTCCTGAGGTCCTCCAGGAACAACAGGAAATACAACTTGTTGCTCTCTCCAATGCTGATTATGGCTTCGTTTGTTCGGCCTTCGTGAAGGACCTCCTTGCACCATGTTTATCTGCTTTGGTTCGGCTTCCTGATGGTTAGTATCTTCTGATTTTTTATTCATCTTGACATTACTTCTAGATTGGATGTCCCATTGATTAGGTATTTGTGGGTCCAATAGTGCATTGTCAGATTTACCTTCTCCTTCTACCAAAATATCAGATCTGTCATTTGGCAACTCAGATCTGATGTTTTGTGTGAAAATCTGGTTCATAGTGATCTTGAATCTGTTGAACCAGTATTTTGGAGTTCTTTCTAGGAGTGAATCAGAACGGTTATGAACTCCCGAGGAGTCATTTCCTTCTGAATGACTGCCGTTGCTTCCTTCACTTCCCATGATTCCGTCGATCTGGACATCTCGGGTTGCAAAACCCTTGAATTCAGATCGAGGACTTGATGGGTGAAATGATGAATTCTCTGCCATATGAAATAGAGAGTGAAGAAAATATGAATCGAAACGAGAAAAAACGGATGAAACTgagaaatcggtgggcgccaatgaagaaacactggttaaaTGACCGGATTCAGATAAACCAggggttaggttctgcataaaagggGTTGGTTTCTTCTTGTTTGGTTCAAAGTGACAGATCTTTTCCTCTTCTCGATAACTGCAAAACAGAAACTGTcagactcgccacggggagaatgggggttctatccatgaccaccctccggcgtgagaataagtatcggtatgaagaagaagaagtataagTGGAGTGAATGTAACTTAAAGATTATACCTGAATTACTCTTCTATTTATAGTCgggagtttgggcgggaaaacctgttattgaaatgttaacggaagatgctaactccgtaagcggttattttccCTCCGTCAATTCTCTTAATCGGAT comes from the Helianthus annuus cultivar XRQ/B chromosome 4, HanXRQr2.0-SUNRISE, whole genome shotgun sequence genome and includes:
- the LOC110932773 gene encoding uncharacterized protein LOC110932773 encodes the protein MEEGKFLGFIVTRDGFKVNTEKVQAIQLMPSPATVKEMQRLVRRLAALNRFLANHATKSYPFISTLRNCAKKSHFQWTPEAETTFKKMKECLIQLPTLTTPREKEPLILYLSAAEVAVGPVLTVERENIQTPIYYISKMLTGPETRYSMIEKLVLALVHASRRLHRYFSGHVITVLTNYHLGQILSKPDVTGRLAKWAIELGGYNILYRPRPAIKGQVLADFATEVPIDKVQECEAIQNPIPVFDDRVWMLHTDEASNDDGAGVGLRLVSPDDHELTYAIRLVFKSTYNEAEYEAFLAGLRLALKMGAKNLEAHVDSKLVAEQVNGHYDAKSEAMALYLEQARILISQFQTFKIIHINRSENKHADALSKLAATSFRYLAKEVRIEVLSNPFVPLKQVNFIEVGNPSWMSPIIMYLQHGKLPEGKAEARKVQNKAINYEMADKILYRKSFMGPFLRCVDKTDAQYLVREIHEGLCGIHAGPRMVVEKIMSAGYYWPGMHVDTVELLRNAQLVSVTHQKPFVRKIRSFRSHPLGPSSNGASTLLVLSLTHLAL